One genomic region from Aliarcobacter cryaerophilus ATCC 43158 encodes:
- a CDS encoding DNA cytosine methyltransferase has product MKNYINNKIFTFVDLFAGCGGLSEGFLQLGFEGLCHVDIDEKACETLSNRLKYYGGESSQIKKKVLNYDLTNHNNIDKIIKLLDGKEVDILLGGPPCQAFSSVGRAQDPNSMKNDKRNYLYKHYIECLTRIKPKIFIFENVTGLLTSKPNGYRIFPEIIKEFEKNGYDVYNDEERIVLNSVNYGVPQLRKRVILIGIKKELKIKSKDIYNLIEKTHYGPCEEDTKLLKFVTVEEAISDLPKLFPGEGKEEVSFKSNSNNDYIKIMRKENTDKLYNHVARKHNEKDRERYKLLSKNNWLLKDLVDLRPDLVNYDPDHFINKYKVQRFDKPSLTIVAHLSKDGNLFIHPDSSQERTFTVREAARIQSFPDDFQFIGARTNQYKQVGNAVPPLMSKAIAKAIKKTLGIINE; this is encoded by the coding sequence ATGAAAAACTATATTAATAATAAAATATTTACTTTTGTAGATTTATTTGCTGGTTGTGGTGGTTTATCAGAAGGTTTTCTACAATTAGGATTTGAAGGTTTATGTCACGTTGACATAGATGAAAAAGCGTGTGAAACACTATCAAATAGATTAAAATATTATGGTGGAGAATCTAGTCAAATAAAGAAAAAGGTATTAAATTATGATTTAACAAATCATAACAATATTGATAAAATTATAAAACTATTAGATGGAAAAGAAGTAGATATTCTTTTAGGTGGTCCGCCTTGTCAAGCATTTTCATCAGTAGGAAGGGCTCAAGACCCTAATTCAATGAAAAATGACAAGAGGAACTATTTATATAAACACTATATTGAATGTCTTACAAGAATCAAACCAAAAATATTTATTTTTGAAAATGTTACAGGACTATTAACTTCAAAACCAAATGGTTATAGAATTTTCCCAGAAATAATTAAAGAGTTTGAAAAGAATGGTTATGATGTTTATAATGATGAAGAAAGGATTGTATTAAATTCTGTTAATTATGGAGTTCCTCAATTAAGAAAAAGAGTTATTCTTATTGGTATAAAAAAAGAACTTAAGATTAAATCAAAAGATATATATAATTTAATAGAAAAAACACATTATGGACCTTGTGAAGAAGATACTAAGTTGTTAAAGTTTGTTACAGTTGAAGAGGCAATTTCTGATTTACCTAAATTATTTCCAGGGGAAGGAAAAGAAGAAGTTTCTTTTAAATCAAATAGTAATAATGATTATATTAAAATAATGCGAAAAGAAAATACAGATAAGTTGTATAATCATGTTGCAAGAAAACATAATGAAAAAGATAGAGAAAGATACAAACTTTTAAGTAAAAATAATTGGTTACTGAAAGATTTAGTTGACTTAAGACCTGATCTAGTTAATTATGATCCTGATCACTTTATTAATAAATATAAAGTTCAACGGTTTGATAAACCAAGTTTAACAATAGTTGCCCATTTATCTAAGGATGGTAATTTATTTATTCATCCAGATTCTAGTCAGGAAAGAACATTTACTGTTCGAGAAGCTGCTAGAATACAATCTTTTCCAGATGATTTTCAATTTATTGGTGCAAGGACTAATCAATATAAACAAGTGGGTAATGCAGTACCTCCTTTAATGTCAAAAGCAATAGCAAAAGCTATTAAAAAAACTTTAGGAATAATTAATGAGTGA
- a CDS encoding recombinase family protein translates to MSNSLVYVYTRVSTSTQSTKTQRSEILEYAHKNNFLLSEIVEIDITSSKNKKDRLIDKTIHELKKNDILIVTKLDRLGRSTIEVLRIIEEIKTKGIVLHIIQDGLIVDGSISNPINDMMLTLLSCFAQMEKNFISERTKSALALRKAQGIKLGRKKGAIVKSIYDKHLDKIKELLKKKVSISSISKIIEVGTRQSLNNYIKSKKL, encoded by the coding sequence ATGTCTAATTCTTTAGTTTATGTATACACTAGAGTATCAACATCAACACAATCTACAAAAACCCAAAGAAGTGAAATACTTGAATATGCACATAAAAACAATTTTTTATTATCTGAAATTGTAGAAATAGATATCACTTCGTCAAAAAATAAGAAAGATAGATTAATAGACAAGACAATACATGAATTGAAAAAAAATGATATTTTGATTGTCACTAAGCTTGATAGATTAGGTAGAAGTACAATAGAAGTTTTAAGAATTATCGAGGAGATAAAAACAAAAGGTATTGTTTTACATATAATTCAAGATGGTTTAATTGTAGATGGTAGTATTTCAAATCCTATAAATGACATGATGCTTACATTACTAAGCTGTTTTGCCCAAATGGAAAAAAATTTTATAAGTGAACGAACTAAATCGGCATTAGCTTTAAGAAAAGCTCAGGGAATAAAATTAGGTAGAAAAAAAGGTGCCATTGTTAAATCTATCTATGATAAACATTTAGACAAAATTAAAGAATTATTGAAAAAAAAAGTTTCTATCTCAAGCATAAGTAAAATTATTGAAGTTGGAACTAGACAAAGTTTAAATAACTATATAAAGTCTAAAAAATTATAA